The following are encoded together in the Equus quagga isolate Etosha38 chromosome 15, UCLA_HA_Equagga_1.0, whole genome shotgun sequence genome:
- the BAG6 gene encoding large proline-rich protein BAG6 isoform X2, with protein MRSTTDAGAVGPAGDGGGGGGSLGCSASSHLGRPRSVSPPETYCLGPRTFSSCPTKVKLGDLGGAGSTASRSPNTIGETEVAVGGRELSAMEPNDSTSTTMEEPDSLEVLVKTLDSQTRTFIVGAQMNVKEFKEHIAASVSIPSEKQRLIYQGRVLQDDKKLQEYNVGGKVIHLVERAPPQTQLPSGASSGTGSASATHGGGPPPGTRGPGASVHDRNANSYVMVGTFNLPSDGSAVDVHINMEQAPIQSEPRVRLVMAQHMIRDIQTLLSRMECRGGSQAQHSQPPPQTPTVAPEPVALSSQTSEPVESEAPPREPMEAEEVEERAPAQSPELTPSGPAPAGPTPAPETNAPNHPSPAEYVEVLQELQRLESRLQPFLQRYYEVLGAAATTDYNNNQEGREEDQRLINLVGESLRLLGNTFVALSDLRCNLACAPPRHLHVVRPMSHYTTPMVLQQAAIPIQINVGTTVTMTGNGTRPPPAPNAEAPPPGPGQASSLAPSSTTVESSTEGAPPPGPAPPPTTSHPRVIRISHQSVEPVVMMHMNIQDSGTQPGGVPSAPTGPLGPPGHGQTLGSTLIQLPSLPPEFMHAVAHQITHQAMVAAVASAAAGQQVPGFPTAPTRVVIARPTPPQARPSHPGGPPVSGALGAGLGTNASLAQMVSGLVGQLLMQPVLVAQGTPGMAPPPAPATASASAGTTNTATTAGPAPGGPAQPPPPQTSTADLQFSQLLGNLLGPAGPGTGGPGMASPTITVAMPGVPAFLQGMTDFLQAPPPPPPPPPPPPAPEQQTMPPPGSPSGGAGSPGGRGPESLPPEFYTSVVQGVLSSLLGSLGARAGSSESIAAFIQRLSGSSNIFEPGADGALGFFGALLSLLCQNFSMVDVVMLLHGHFQPLQRLQPQLRSFFHQHYLGGQEPTPGNIRTATHTLITGLEEYVRESFSLVQVQPGVDIIRTNLEFLQEQFNSIAAHVLHCTDSGFGARLLELCNQGLFECLALNLHCLGGQQMELAAVINGRIRRMSRGVNPSLVSWLTTMMGLRLQVVLEHMPVGPDAILRYVRRIGDPPQPLSEEPMEVQGSERTSPEPQRENASPAPGTTAEEAMSRGPPPAPEGGSRDEQDGASAETEPWAAAVPPEWVPIIQQDIQSQRKVKPQPPLSDAYLSGMPAKRRKTMQGEGPQLLLSEAVSRAAKAAGARPLTSPESLSRDLEAPEVQESYRQQLRADIQKRLQEDPNYSPQRFPNAHRAFADDP; from the exons ATGCGCAGTACGACGGACGCAGGCGCAGTAGGTCCCGCGggcgacggcggcggcggcggcggctccttGGGGTGCTCGGCTTCTTCCCATCTAGGCCGGCCCCGGTCCGTCTCGCCCCCAGAAACTTACTGTTTGGGGCCGCGGACCTTTTCGTCTTGCCCCACAAAAGTAAAGCTTGGAGACCTAGGGGGAGCCGGAAGTACCGCCTCGCGATCCCCAAATACTATCGGGGAAACGGAAGTGGCCGTCGGTGGCAG AGAACTGTCGGCCATGGAGCCCAATGATAGTACCAGTACCACTATGGAAGAGCCTGACAGCCTGGAGGTGCTGGTGAAGACTCTGGACTCTCAGACTCGGACCTTTATTGTGGGGGCCCAG ATGAATGTAAAGGAGTTTAAGGAGCACATTGCTGCCTCTGTCAGCATCCCTTCTGAGAAACAACGGCTCATCTACCAGGGACGAGTTCTACAGGATGATAAGAAGCTCCAGGAATACA aTGTTGGGGGAAAGGTTATCCACCTTGTGGAACGGGCTCCTCCTCAGACTCAGCTCCCTTCTGGGGCATCTTCTGGGACAGGGTCTGCCTCAGCCACCCATGGTGGGGGACCCCCCCCTGGTACTCGGGGGCCTGGGGCCTCTGTTCATGACCGGAATGCCAACAGCTATGTCATGGTTGGAACCTTCAATCTTCCT AGTGACGGCTCTGCTGTGGATGTTCACATCAACATGGAACAGGCCCCGATTCAG AGTGAGCCCAGAGTACGGCTGGTGATGGCTCAGCATATGATCAGGGACATACAAACCTTACTCTCCCGGATGGAG TGTCGAGGGGGATCCCAAGCACAGCACAGTCAGCCGCCCCCGCAGACACCAACTGTGGCCCCGGAGCCAGTAGCTTTGAGCTCTCAAACATCAGAACCGGTTGAAAGCGAAGCACCTCCTCGGGAGCCCATGGAGGCAGAAGAAGTGGAGGAGCGTGCCCCAGCCCAGAGCCCGGAGCTCACCCCTTCTGGCCCAGCCCCAGCGGGCCCAACGCCGGCCCCAGAGACAAATGCACCCAA CCATCCCTCCCCTGCGGAGTATGTTGAGGTGCTCCAGGAACTACAGCGGCTTGAGAGCCGCCTCCAGCCCTTCCTGCAGCGCTACTATGAGGTTCTGGGTGCTGCTGCCACCACGGACTACAACAATAAT CAAGAAGGCCGTGAAGAGGACCAGCGCCTGATCAACCTGGTCGGGGAGAGCCTGCGGCTGCTGGGCAACACCTTTGTGGCACTGTCTGACCTGCGCTGCAATCTGGCCTGTGCGCCCCCGCGACACCTGCATGTGGTCCGGCCTATGTCTCATTACACCACCCCCATGGTGCTCCAGCAGGCAGCCATCCCCATCCAG ATCAATGTGGGGACCACTGTGACCATGACGGGGAATGGGACTCGGCCCCCCCCGGCTCCCAATGCAGAGGCACCTCCCCCTGGTCCTGGGCAGGCCTCGTCCCTGGCTCCCTCTTCGACCACTGTCGAGTCTTCAACTGAGGGGGCTCCCCCCCCAGGACCAGCTCCCCCACCGACCACCAGCCACCCGAGGGTCATCCGGATTTCCCACCAGAGCGTGGAACCCGTGGTCATGATGCACATGAACATTCAAG ATTCTGGCACACAGCCTGGTGGAGTTCCGAGTGCTCCCACTGGCCCCCTAGGACCCCCTGGTCATGGCCAGACCCTGG GCTCCACCCTCATCcagctgccctccctgccccctgagTTCATGCACGCCGTCGCCCACCagatcactcatcaggccatggtggcAGCTGTTGCCTCCGCGGCCGCAG GACAGCAGGTCCCAGGCTTCCCGACAGCTCCAACCCGGGTGGTGATTGCCCGGCCCACCCCTCCACAGGCTAGGCCTTCCCATCCTGGGGGCCCCCCAGTCTCAGGGGCTCTG GGCGCTGGGCTGGGTACCAATGCCTCCTTGGCCCAGATGGTGAGCGGCCTTGTGGGGCAGCTTCTTATGCAGCCTGTCCTTGTGG CTCAGGGGACCCCAGGAATGGCTccacctccagctcctgccactgCTTCAGCCAGTGCTGGCACCACCAACACAGCTACCACAGCAGGCCCGGCCCCGGGGGGGCCTGCCCAGCCTCCACCCCCTCAAACCTCCACTGCTGATCTTCAATTCTCTCAGCTCTTGGGGAACCTGCTGGGGCCTGCAGGGCCAGGGACTGGAGGGCCTGGCATGGCTTCTCCCACCATCACTGTGGCGATGCCTGGTGTCCCTGCCTTTCTCCAAGGCATGACTGACTTCTTGCAG gcccctccacctcctccaccacccccacccccacccccggccccagAGCAGCAGACCATGCCCCCACCAGGGTCCCCTTCTGGTGGCGCAGGGAGTCCTGGAGGCCGGGGTCCTGAGAGCCTGCCACCAGAGTTTTATACCTCGGTGGTGCAGGGTGTGCTAAGCTCCCTGCTGGGCTCCTTGGGGGCTCGGGCTGGCAGCAGTGAAAGTATCGCTGCTTTCATACAACGCCTCAGTGGATCCAGCAACATCTTTGAGCCTGGAGCTGATGGGGCCCTCG gcttCTTTGGGGccctgctttctcttctgtgcCAGAACTTTTCCATGGTGGATGTGGTGATGCTTCTCCACGGGCATTTCCAGCCACTGCAGcggctccagccccagctgcGATCCTTCTTCCACCAGCACTACCTGGGTGGCCAGGAGCCCACACCTGGTAACATCAGG ACGGCCACCCACACCTTGATCACGGGGTTAGAAGAATATGTGCGGGAGAGTTTT TCTTTGGTGCAGGTTCAGCCAGGTGTGGACATCATCCGGACAAACCTGGAATTTCTCCAAGAGCAGTTTAATAGCATTGCTGCTCATGTGCTGCACTGCACAG ACAGTGGATTTGGGGCCCGTTTGCTGGAGTTGTGTAACCAGGGCCTGTTTGAATGCCTGGCCTTGAACCTGCACTGCTTGGGAGGACAGCAGATGGAGCTTGCGGCTGTCATCAATGGCCGAATT CGTCGCATGTCTCGTGGGGTAAATCCGTCCTTGGTAAGCTGGCTCACCACAATGATGGGACTGAGGCTTCAGGTGGTACTGGAGCACATGCCGGTAGGCCCTGATGCCATCCTCAGATATGTTCGCAGGATTGGTGATCCCCCCCAG CCACTTTCTGAGGAGCCAATGGAAGTTCAGGGATCAGAGAGAACTTCCCCTGAGCCTCAG CGAGAGAatgcttccccagcccctgggacaACAGCAGAAGAGGCTATGTCCCGAGGTCCACCTCCTGCCCCTGAGGGGGGCTCCCGAGATGAACAGGATGGAGCTTCAGCTGAGACAGAACCTTGGGCAGCTGCAGTCCCCCCA gaatgGGTCCCTATTATCCAGCAGGACATTCAAAGCCAGCGGAAGGTGAAACCACAGCCCCCCCTGAGTGACGCCTACCTCAGTGGTATGCCTGCCAAGAGACGCAAG ACGATGCAGGGTGAGGGCCCCCAGCTGCTTCTCTCAGAGGCCGTGAGCCGGGCAGCTAAGGCAGCCGGAGCTCGGCCCCTGACAAGCCCCGAGAGCCTGAGCCGGGACCTGGAGGCACCAGAGGTTCAGGAGAGCTACAGGCAGCAG ctccGGGCTGATATACAAAAGCGACTGCAGGAAGACCCCAATTACAGCCCCCAGCGCTTCCCTAATGCCCACCGGGCCTTTGCTGACGATCCCTAG
- the BAG6 gene encoding large proline-rich protein BAG6 isoform X9 → MRSTTDAGAVGPAGDGGGGGGSLGCSASSHLGRPRSVSPPETYCLGPRTFSSCPTKVKLGDLGGAGSTASRSPNTIGETEVAVGGRELSAMEPNDSTSTTMEEPDSLEVLVKTLDSQTRTFIVGAQMNVKEFKEHIAASVSIPSEKQRLIYQGRVLQDDKKLQEYNVGGKVIHLVERAPPQTQLPSGASSGTGSASATHGGGPPPGTRGPGASVHDRNANSYVMVGTFNLPSEPRVRLVMAQHMIRDIQTLLSRMECRGGSQAQHSQPPPQTPTVAPEPVALSSQTSEPVESEAPPREPMEAEEVEERAPAQSPELTPSGPAPAGPTPAPETNAPNHPSPAEYVEVLQELQRLESRLQPFLQRYYEVLGAAATTDYNNNQEGREEDQRLINLVGESLRLLGNTFVALSDLRCNLACAPPRHLHVVRPMSHYTTPMVLQQAAIPIQINVGTTVTMTGNGTRPPPAPNAEAPPPGPGQASSLAPSSTTVESSTEGAPPPGPAPPPTTSHPRVIRISHQSVEPVVMMHMNIQDSGTQPGGVPSAPTGPLGPPGHGQTLGQQVPGFPTAPTRVVIARPTPPQARPSHPGGPPVSGALGAGLGTNASLAQMVSGLVGQLLMQPVLVAQGTPGMAPPPAPATASASAGTTNTATTAGPAPGGPAQPPPPQTSTADLQFSQLLGNLLGPAGPGTGGPGMASPTITVAMPGVPAFLQGMTDFLQAPPPPPPPPPPPPAPEQQTMPPPGSPSGGAGSPGGRGPESLPPEFYTSVVQGVLSSLLGSLGARAGSSESIAAFIQRLSGSSNIFEPGADGALGFFGALLSLLCQNFSMVDVVMLLHGHFQPLQRLQPQLRSFFHQHYLGGQEPTPGNIRTATHTLITGLEEYVRESFSLVQVQPGVDIIRTNLEFLQEQFNSIAAHVLHCTDSGFGARLLELCNQGLFECLALNLHCLGGQQMELAAVINGRIRRMSRGVNPSLVSWLTTMMGLRLQVVLEHMPVGPDAILRYVRRIGDPPQPLSEEPMEVQGSERTSPEPQRENASPAPGTTAEEAMSRGPPPAPEGGSRDEQDGASAETEPWAAAVPPEWVPIIQQDIQSQRKVKPQPPLSDAYLSGMPAKRRKTMQGEGPQLLLSEAVSRAAKAAGARPLTSPESLSRDLEAPEVQESYRQQLRADIQKRLQEDPNYSPQRFPNAHRAFADDP, encoded by the exons ATGCGCAGTACGACGGACGCAGGCGCAGTAGGTCCCGCGggcgacggcggcggcggcggcggctccttGGGGTGCTCGGCTTCTTCCCATCTAGGCCGGCCCCGGTCCGTCTCGCCCCCAGAAACTTACTGTTTGGGGCCGCGGACCTTTTCGTCTTGCCCCACAAAAGTAAAGCTTGGAGACCTAGGGGGAGCCGGAAGTACCGCCTCGCGATCCCCAAATACTATCGGGGAAACGGAAGTGGCCGTCGGTGGCAG AGAACTGTCGGCCATGGAGCCCAATGATAGTACCAGTACCACTATGGAAGAGCCTGACAGCCTGGAGGTGCTGGTGAAGACTCTGGACTCTCAGACTCGGACCTTTATTGTGGGGGCCCAG ATGAATGTAAAGGAGTTTAAGGAGCACATTGCTGCCTCTGTCAGCATCCCTTCTGAGAAACAACGGCTCATCTACCAGGGACGAGTTCTACAGGATGATAAGAAGCTCCAGGAATACA aTGTTGGGGGAAAGGTTATCCACCTTGTGGAACGGGCTCCTCCTCAGACTCAGCTCCCTTCTGGGGCATCTTCTGGGACAGGGTCTGCCTCAGCCACCCATGGTGGGGGACCCCCCCCTGGTACTCGGGGGCCTGGGGCCTCTGTTCATGACCGGAATGCCAACAGCTATGTCATGGTTGGAACCTTCAATCTTCCT AGTGAGCCCAGAGTACGGCTGGTGATGGCTCAGCATATGATCAGGGACATACAAACCTTACTCTCCCGGATGGAG TGTCGAGGGGGATCCCAAGCACAGCACAGTCAGCCGCCCCCGCAGACACCAACTGTGGCCCCGGAGCCAGTAGCTTTGAGCTCTCAAACATCAGAACCGGTTGAAAGCGAAGCACCTCCTCGGGAGCCCATGGAGGCAGAAGAAGTGGAGGAGCGTGCCCCAGCCCAGAGCCCGGAGCTCACCCCTTCTGGCCCAGCCCCAGCGGGCCCAACGCCGGCCCCAGAGACAAATGCACCCAA CCATCCCTCCCCTGCGGAGTATGTTGAGGTGCTCCAGGAACTACAGCGGCTTGAGAGCCGCCTCCAGCCCTTCCTGCAGCGCTACTATGAGGTTCTGGGTGCTGCTGCCACCACGGACTACAACAATAAT CAAGAAGGCCGTGAAGAGGACCAGCGCCTGATCAACCTGGTCGGGGAGAGCCTGCGGCTGCTGGGCAACACCTTTGTGGCACTGTCTGACCTGCGCTGCAATCTGGCCTGTGCGCCCCCGCGACACCTGCATGTGGTCCGGCCTATGTCTCATTACACCACCCCCATGGTGCTCCAGCAGGCAGCCATCCCCATCCAG ATCAATGTGGGGACCACTGTGACCATGACGGGGAATGGGACTCGGCCCCCCCCGGCTCCCAATGCAGAGGCACCTCCCCCTGGTCCTGGGCAGGCCTCGTCCCTGGCTCCCTCTTCGACCACTGTCGAGTCTTCAACTGAGGGGGCTCCCCCCCCAGGACCAGCTCCCCCACCGACCACCAGCCACCCGAGGGTCATCCGGATTTCCCACCAGAGCGTGGAACCCGTGGTCATGATGCACATGAACATTCAAG ATTCTGGCACACAGCCTGGTGGAGTTCCGAGTGCTCCCACTGGCCCCCTAGGACCCCCTGGTCATGGCCAGACCCTGG GACAGCAGGTCCCAGGCTTCCCGACAGCTCCAACCCGGGTGGTGATTGCCCGGCCCACCCCTCCACAGGCTAGGCCTTCCCATCCTGGGGGCCCCCCAGTCTCAGGGGCTCTG GGCGCTGGGCTGGGTACCAATGCCTCCTTGGCCCAGATGGTGAGCGGCCTTGTGGGGCAGCTTCTTATGCAGCCTGTCCTTGTGG CTCAGGGGACCCCAGGAATGGCTccacctccagctcctgccactgCTTCAGCCAGTGCTGGCACCACCAACACAGCTACCACAGCAGGCCCGGCCCCGGGGGGGCCTGCCCAGCCTCCACCCCCTCAAACCTCCACTGCTGATCTTCAATTCTCTCAGCTCTTGGGGAACCTGCTGGGGCCTGCAGGGCCAGGGACTGGAGGGCCTGGCATGGCTTCTCCCACCATCACTGTGGCGATGCCTGGTGTCCCTGCCTTTCTCCAAGGCATGACTGACTTCTTGCAG gcccctccacctcctccaccacccccacccccacccccggccccagAGCAGCAGACCATGCCCCCACCAGGGTCCCCTTCTGGTGGCGCAGGGAGTCCTGGAGGCCGGGGTCCTGAGAGCCTGCCACCAGAGTTTTATACCTCGGTGGTGCAGGGTGTGCTAAGCTCCCTGCTGGGCTCCTTGGGGGCTCGGGCTGGCAGCAGTGAAAGTATCGCTGCTTTCATACAACGCCTCAGTGGATCCAGCAACATCTTTGAGCCTGGAGCTGATGGGGCCCTCG gcttCTTTGGGGccctgctttctcttctgtgcCAGAACTTTTCCATGGTGGATGTGGTGATGCTTCTCCACGGGCATTTCCAGCCACTGCAGcggctccagccccagctgcGATCCTTCTTCCACCAGCACTACCTGGGTGGCCAGGAGCCCACACCTGGTAACATCAGG ACGGCCACCCACACCTTGATCACGGGGTTAGAAGAATATGTGCGGGAGAGTTTT TCTTTGGTGCAGGTTCAGCCAGGTGTGGACATCATCCGGACAAACCTGGAATTTCTCCAAGAGCAGTTTAATAGCATTGCTGCTCATGTGCTGCACTGCACAG ACAGTGGATTTGGGGCCCGTTTGCTGGAGTTGTGTAACCAGGGCCTGTTTGAATGCCTGGCCTTGAACCTGCACTGCTTGGGAGGACAGCAGATGGAGCTTGCGGCTGTCATCAATGGCCGAATT CGTCGCATGTCTCGTGGGGTAAATCCGTCCTTGGTAAGCTGGCTCACCACAATGATGGGACTGAGGCTTCAGGTGGTACTGGAGCACATGCCGGTAGGCCCTGATGCCATCCTCAGATATGTTCGCAGGATTGGTGATCCCCCCCAG CCACTTTCTGAGGAGCCAATGGAAGTTCAGGGATCAGAGAGAACTTCCCCTGAGCCTCAG CGAGAGAatgcttccccagcccctgggacaACAGCAGAAGAGGCTATGTCCCGAGGTCCACCTCCTGCCCCTGAGGGGGGCTCCCGAGATGAACAGGATGGAGCTTCAGCTGAGACAGAACCTTGGGCAGCTGCAGTCCCCCCA gaatgGGTCCCTATTATCCAGCAGGACATTCAAAGCCAGCGGAAGGTGAAACCACAGCCCCCCCTGAGTGACGCCTACCTCAGTGGTATGCCTGCCAAGAGACGCAAG ACGATGCAGGGTGAGGGCCCCCAGCTGCTTCTCTCAGAGGCCGTGAGCCGGGCAGCTAAGGCAGCCGGAGCTCGGCCCCTGACAAGCCCCGAGAGCCTGAGCCGGGACCTGGAGGCACCAGAGGTTCAGGAGAGCTACAGGCAGCAG ctccGGGCTGATATACAAAAGCGACTGCAGGAAGACCCCAATTACAGCCCCCAGCGCTTCCCTAATGCCCACCGGGCCTTTGCTGACGATCCCTAG
- the BAG6 gene encoding large proline-rich protein BAG6 isoform X19, whose protein sequence is MRSTTDAGAVGPAGDGGGGGGSLGCSASSHLGRPRSVSPPETYCLGPRTFSSCPTKVKLGDLGGAGSTASRSPNTIGETEVAVGGRELSAMEPNDSTSTTMEEPDSLEVLVKTLDSQTRTFIVGAQMNVKEFKEHIAASVSIPSEKQRLIYQGRVLQDDKKLQEYNVGGKVIHLVERAPPQTQLPSGASSGTGSASATHGGGPPPGTRGPGASVHDRNANSYVMVGTFNLPSEPRVRLVMAQHMIRDIQTLLSRMECRGGSQAQHSQPPPQTPTVAPEPVALSSQTSEPVESEAPPREPMEAEEVEERAPAQSPELTPSGPAPAGPTPAPETNAPNHPSPAEYVEVLQELQRLESRLQPFLQRYYEVLGAAATTDYNNNQEGREEDQRLINLVGESLRLLGNTFVALSDLRCNLACAPPRHLHVVRPMSHYTTPMVLQQAAIPIQINVGTTVTMTGNGTRPPPAPNAEAPPPGPGQASSLAPSSTTVESSTEGAPPPGPAPPPTTSHPRVIRISHQSVEPVVMMHMNIQDSGTQPGGVPSAPTGPLGPPGHGQTLGQQVPGFPTAPTRVVIARPTPPQARPSHPGGPPVSGALGAGLGTNASLAQMVSGLVGQLLMQPVLVAQGTPGMAPPPAPATASASAGTTNTATTAGPAPGGPAQPPPPQTSTADLQFSQLLGNLLGPAGPGTGGPGMASPTITVAMPGVPAFLQGMTDFLQAPPPPPPPPPPPPAPEQQTMPPPGSPSGGAGSPGGRGPESLPPEFYTSVVQGVLSSLLGSLGARAGSSESIAAFIQRLSGSSNIFEPGADGALGFFGALLSLLCQNFSMVDVVMLLHGHFQPLQRLQPQLRSFFHQHYLGGQEPTPGNIRTATHTLITGLEEYVRESFSLVQVQPGVDIIRTNLEFLQEQFNSIAAHVLHCTDSGFGARLLELCNQGLFECLALNLHCLGGQQMELAAVINGRIRRMSRGVNPSLVSWLTTMMGLRLQVVLEHMPVGPDAILRYVRRIGDPPQPLSEEPMEVQGSERTSPEPQRENASPAPGTTAEEAMSRGPPPAPEGGSRDEQDGASAETEPWAAAVPPEWVPIIQQDIQSQRKVKPQPPLSDAYLSGMPAKRRKLRADIQKRLQEDPNYSPQRFPNAHRAFADDP, encoded by the exons ATGCGCAGTACGACGGACGCAGGCGCAGTAGGTCCCGCGggcgacggcggcggcggcggcggctccttGGGGTGCTCGGCTTCTTCCCATCTAGGCCGGCCCCGGTCCGTCTCGCCCCCAGAAACTTACTGTTTGGGGCCGCGGACCTTTTCGTCTTGCCCCACAAAAGTAAAGCTTGGAGACCTAGGGGGAGCCGGAAGTACCGCCTCGCGATCCCCAAATACTATCGGGGAAACGGAAGTGGCCGTCGGTGGCAG AGAACTGTCGGCCATGGAGCCCAATGATAGTACCAGTACCACTATGGAAGAGCCTGACAGCCTGGAGGTGCTGGTGAAGACTCTGGACTCTCAGACTCGGACCTTTATTGTGGGGGCCCAG ATGAATGTAAAGGAGTTTAAGGAGCACATTGCTGCCTCTGTCAGCATCCCTTCTGAGAAACAACGGCTCATCTACCAGGGACGAGTTCTACAGGATGATAAGAAGCTCCAGGAATACA aTGTTGGGGGAAAGGTTATCCACCTTGTGGAACGGGCTCCTCCTCAGACTCAGCTCCCTTCTGGGGCATCTTCTGGGACAGGGTCTGCCTCAGCCACCCATGGTGGGGGACCCCCCCCTGGTACTCGGGGGCCTGGGGCCTCTGTTCATGACCGGAATGCCAACAGCTATGTCATGGTTGGAACCTTCAATCTTCCT AGTGAGCCCAGAGTACGGCTGGTGATGGCTCAGCATATGATCAGGGACATACAAACCTTACTCTCCCGGATGGAG TGTCGAGGGGGATCCCAAGCACAGCACAGTCAGCCGCCCCCGCAGACACCAACTGTGGCCCCGGAGCCAGTAGCTTTGAGCTCTCAAACATCAGAACCGGTTGAAAGCGAAGCACCTCCTCGGGAGCCCATGGAGGCAGAAGAAGTGGAGGAGCGTGCCCCAGCCCAGAGCCCGGAGCTCACCCCTTCTGGCCCAGCCCCAGCGGGCCCAACGCCGGCCCCAGAGACAAATGCACCCAA CCATCCCTCCCCTGCGGAGTATGTTGAGGTGCTCCAGGAACTACAGCGGCTTGAGAGCCGCCTCCAGCCCTTCCTGCAGCGCTACTATGAGGTTCTGGGTGCTGCTGCCACCACGGACTACAACAATAAT CAAGAAGGCCGTGAAGAGGACCAGCGCCTGATCAACCTGGTCGGGGAGAGCCTGCGGCTGCTGGGCAACACCTTTGTGGCACTGTCTGACCTGCGCTGCAATCTGGCCTGTGCGCCCCCGCGACACCTGCATGTGGTCCGGCCTATGTCTCATTACACCACCCCCATGGTGCTCCAGCAGGCAGCCATCCCCATCCAG ATCAATGTGGGGACCACTGTGACCATGACGGGGAATGGGACTCGGCCCCCCCCGGCTCCCAATGCAGAGGCACCTCCCCCTGGTCCTGGGCAGGCCTCGTCCCTGGCTCCCTCTTCGACCACTGTCGAGTCTTCAACTGAGGGGGCTCCCCCCCCAGGACCAGCTCCCCCACCGACCACCAGCCACCCGAGGGTCATCCGGATTTCCCACCAGAGCGTGGAACCCGTGGTCATGATGCACATGAACATTCAAG ATTCTGGCACACAGCCTGGTGGAGTTCCGAGTGCTCCCACTGGCCCCCTAGGACCCCCTGGTCATGGCCAGACCCTGG GACAGCAGGTCCCAGGCTTCCCGACAGCTCCAACCCGGGTGGTGATTGCCCGGCCCACCCCTCCACAGGCTAGGCCTTCCCATCCTGGGGGCCCCCCAGTCTCAGGGGCTCTG GGCGCTGGGCTGGGTACCAATGCCTCCTTGGCCCAGATGGTGAGCGGCCTTGTGGGGCAGCTTCTTATGCAGCCTGTCCTTGTGG CTCAGGGGACCCCAGGAATGGCTccacctccagctcctgccactgCTTCAGCCAGTGCTGGCACCACCAACACAGCTACCACAGCAGGCCCGGCCCCGGGGGGGCCTGCCCAGCCTCCACCCCCTCAAACCTCCACTGCTGATCTTCAATTCTCTCAGCTCTTGGGGAACCTGCTGGGGCCTGCAGGGCCAGGGACTGGAGGGCCTGGCATGGCTTCTCCCACCATCACTGTGGCGATGCCTGGTGTCCCTGCCTTTCTCCAAGGCATGACTGACTTCTTGCAG gcccctccacctcctccaccacccccacccccacccccggccccagAGCAGCAGACCATGCCCCCACCAGGGTCCCCTTCTGGTGGCGCAGGGAGTCCTGGAGGCCGGGGTCCTGAGAGCCTGCCACCAGAGTTTTATACCTCGGTGGTGCAGGGTGTGCTAAGCTCCCTGCTGGGCTCCTTGGGGGCTCGGGCTGGCAGCAGTGAAAGTATCGCTGCTTTCATACAACGCCTCAGTGGATCCAGCAACATCTTTGAGCCTGGAGCTGATGGGGCCCTCG gcttCTTTGGGGccctgctttctcttctgtgcCAGAACTTTTCCATGGTGGATGTGGTGATGCTTCTCCACGGGCATTTCCAGCCACTGCAGcggctccagccccagctgcGATCCTTCTTCCACCAGCACTACCTGGGTGGCCAGGAGCCCACACCTGGTAACATCAGG ACGGCCACCCACACCTTGATCACGGGGTTAGAAGAATATGTGCGGGAGAGTTTT TCTTTGGTGCAGGTTCAGCCAGGTGTGGACATCATCCGGACAAACCTGGAATTTCTCCAAGAGCAGTTTAATAGCATTGCTGCTCATGTGCTGCACTGCACAG ACAGTGGATTTGGGGCCCGTTTGCTGGAGTTGTGTAACCAGGGCCTGTTTGAATGCCTGGCCTTGAACCTGCACTGCTTGGGAGGACAGCAGATGGAGCTTGCGGCTGTCATCAATGGCCGAATT CGTCGCATGTCTCGTGGGGTAAATCCGTCCTTGGTAAGCTGGCTCACCACAATGATGGGACTGAGGCTTCAGGTGGTACTGGAGCACATGCCGGTAGGCCCTGATGCCATCCTCAGATATGTTCGCAGGATTGGTGATCCCCCCCAG CCACTTTCTGAGGAGCCAATGGAAGTTCAGGGATCAGAGAGAACTTCCCCTGAGCCTCAG CGAGAGAatgcttccccagcccctgggacaACAGCAGAAGAGGCTATGTCCCGAGGTCCACCTCCTGCCCCTGAGGGGGGCTCCCGAGATGAACAGGATGGAGCTTCAGCTGAGACAGAACCTTGGGCAGCTGCAGTCCCCCCA gaatgGGTCCCTATTATCCAGCAGGACATTCAAAGCCAGCGGAAGGTGAAACCACAGCCCCCCCTGAGTGACGCCTACCTCAGTGGTATGCCTGCCAAGAGACGCAAG ctccGGGCTGATATACAAAAGCGACTGCAGGAAGACCCCAATTACAGCCCCCAGCGCTTCCCTAATGCCCACCGGGCCTTTGCTGACGATCCCTAG